Proteins encoded together in one Streptomyces sp. NA04227 window:
- a CDS encoding multidrug efflux SMR transporter yields the protein MPNTDRPSVSSSWLMLLLAGGFEIGYALSVGGSHGFTRLTWSLVAAVFFLLTLWALSAALRTIDVSIGYAVWAGIGSVGAALLGPVFFDESLNAVQAIWLAVIIIGVIWLKLADRPAAEEPVAAQQSAQEATVRAN from the coding sequence ATGCCCAACACCGACCGCCCCTCAGTCAGCTCCTCCTGGCTCATGCTGCTGCTCGCCGGTGGCTTCGAAATCGGCTACGCGCTTTCCGTAGGCGGAAGCCATGGCTTCACCCGCCTGACGTGGTCGCTGGTCGCCGCCGTCTTCTTCCTTCTGACGCTCTGGGCGTTGAGCGCCGCGCTCCGCACCATCGACGTCAGCATCGGCTACGCGGTCTGGGCGGGAATCGGATCCGTCGGCGCCGCACTGCTGGGTCCCGTCTTCTTCGACGAGTCCCTCAACGCCGTCCAGGCCATCTGGCTCGCCGTGATCATCATCGGGGTGATCTGGCTGAAGCTCGCCGACCGGCCCGCGGCCGAGGAGCCCGTGGCCGCGCAGCAGAGCGCGCAAGAGGCCACCGTCCGGGCCAACTGA
- a CDS encoding multidrug efflux SMR transporter — MQWLYLAIAVIFEIAVAIAAGKAQGFKDRGWTIATLVSGAIGTYFLSRALLTFNVGVGYAIWTSVSGIGITVLGVLLFGQRLNWQKALGIVIIIAGVVGLQLSGAA; from the coding sequence ATGCAGTGGCTCTACCTCGCCATCGCAGTCATCTTCGAGATCGCCGTCGCCATCGCGGCCGGCAAGGCCCAGGGCTTCAAAGACCGCGGATGGACCATCGCCACTCTGGTCAGCGGTGCCATCGGCACCTACTTCCTCAGCCGGGCACTGCTGACCTTCAACGTCGGTGTCGGCTATGCCATTTGGACGTCCGTCTCCGGTATCGGCATCACCGTTCTCGGCGTCCTGCTCTTCGGTCAGCGCCTCAACTGGCAGAAGGCACTGGGCATCGTGATCATCATCGCCGGAGTCGTCGGCCTCCAGCTCAGCGGCGCAGCCTGA
- a CDS encoding NADH:flavin oxidoreductase — MSAVTAAHPALAAVDFAGLGLRNRLAVAPMTRVSATADGLVTDDMAAYYQAFALGGFGLVVTEGTYTDTAFSQGYFGQPGIVSAAQAAAWQPVTAQVHAAGARIVSQLMHAGALTQGNRFRDRTAGPSAIQPLGEQLSNYGGSGPWPVPVELSPPDITGVIEGFAASAARAREAGFDGVEIHAANGYLLDQFLTPRTNTRTDRYGGGIEQRVRLTGEVVAAVREATGTGFTVGVRFSQAKVNDHTHRWPDDPREAAVVFTAAAHAGADYLHIAGNGRDWFTDATLGAKGPTLSSLAHGVTGLPVIANGGLHHADTARRVLDERHAQLLAIGTAALANPDLPRRLTEGTALTPFDPALLQPRATLENARRVLAG, encoded by the coding sequence GTGAGCGCCGTGACGGCCGCGCATCCGGCCCTCGCCGCTGTCGACTTCGCGGGGCTCGGGCTGCGCAATCGGCTCGCGGTGGCTCCGATGACCCGGGTGTCGGCCACCGCCGACGGCCTGGTCACCGACGACATGGCCGCCTACTACCAGGCGTTCGCGCTGGGCGGTTTCGGGCTTGTGGTCACCGAAGGCACCTACACCGACACGGCTTTCAGCCAGGGGTACTTCGGCCAGCCGGGCATCGTCAGCGCGGCACAGGCCGCGGCCTGGCAGCCGGTCACCGCACAGGTGCACGCGGCCGGAGCGCGGATCGTGTCGCAGCTGATGCACGCCGGAGCACTGACCCAGGGCAACCGGTTCCGTGACCGCACCGCGGGTCCATCCGCGATCCAGCCCCTCGGGGAGCAACTGAGCAACTACGGAGGGAGCGGCCCCTGGCCGGTACCCGTCGAGCTGAGCCCGCCCGACATCACCGGCGTCATCGAGGGCTTCGCGGCCTCCGCCGCACGCGCCCGCGAGGCGGGTTTCGACGGAGTGGAGATCCACGCCGCCAACGGCTACCTCCTCGACCAGTTCCTCACTCCGCGGACCAATACGCGCACCGACCGGTACGGCGGCGGAATCGAGCAGCGCGTACGTCTCACCGGCGAGGTCGTGGCGGCCGTGCGCGAGGCGACCGGCACCGGCTTCACCGTCGGGGTCCGTTTCTCACAGGCGAAGGTCAACGACCACACACACCGGTGGCCGGACGATCCCCGCGAGGCGGCCGTTGTCTTCACCGCGGCGGCCCACGCCGGGGCCGACTACCTGCACATCGCGGGCAACGGCCGCGACTGGTTCACGGACGCCACCCTGGGAGCCAAGGGGCCGACCCTGTCCTCACTGGCCCACGGCGTCACCGGCCTGCCGGTCATCGCCAACGGCGGCCTGCACCACGCCGATACGGCCCGACGCGTCCTGGACGAACGGCACGCACAGCTGCTGGCCATCGGCACAGCGGCACTGGCCAACCCCGATCTTCCCCGCAGATTGACCGAGGGAACGGCACTCACACCGTTCGATCCTGCCCTGCTTCAGCCGCGGGCAACGCTGGAGAACGCCCGTCGGGTCCTTGCCGGCTGA